From Pseudovibrio sp. Tun.PSC04-5.I4, a single genomic window includes:
- a CDS encoding response regulator translates to MPSVIHIVDDDPSVRDALSLLFETEGFRVRSFANAEEFLGGVEEETPNCVLLDVHMPGRSGIDILKTLNGEKFPAPIFIISGQGDIPMAVEAIKFGAYDFIEKPFDVESIISRVREAVSRSTQSAGSSSFTFPGAETLTPRERQVLTEITAGSSNKEAGRNLKISPRTVEVHRARIMEKLGARNAADLVRIVLTGEAPAA, encoded by the coding sequence ATGCCGTCTGTGATCCATATTGTTGACGACGACCCTTCGGTTCGCGACGCGCTTTCTCTGCTTTTTGAAACAGAAGGCTTCCGCGTCAGATCCTTTGCGAATGCTGAAGAGTTCCTTGGTGGTGTCGAAGAAGAAACGCCAAACTGTGTGCTTCTCGATGTTCATATGCCTGGCCGGTCCGGTATTGATATTCTGAAGACGTTGAATGGTGAAAAATTCCCAGCTCCAATCTTTATCATTTCCGGCCAGGGCGATATCCCAATGGCTGTTGAAGCGATCAAATTCGGCGCTTACGACTTTATTGAAAAGCCATTCGATGTTGAATCCATCATCTCACGCGTTCGTGAAGCAGTTTCCAGAAGCACCCAATCTGCTGGTTCTTCCAGCTTTACGTTCCCGGGCGCAGAAACTTTGACGCCACGTGAACGTCAGGTTCTGACAGAAATTACGGCTGGTTCTTCCAACAAAGAAGCTGGCCGTAACCTGAAAATTTCCCCGCGTACCGTTGAAGTTCACCGTGCACGTATCATGGAAAAACTCGGTGCTCGCAATGCAGCAGATCTTGTTCGTATCGTGCTGACAGGTGAAGCGCCAGCTGCATAA
- a CDS encoding response regulator translates to MEDDASVRDAIAEMFESLELCCAAFADGESFLRGASPNVDDTVFVDLHLPGVAGADLIKKVAALDEAPQIVAISGQPLWKISRELPKITSTPVVRKPLKEQDLLIFIQT, encoded by the coding sequence GTGGAAGATGATGCCTCCGTACGTGATGCGATAGCTGAAATGTTCGAGAGTCTAGAGCTCTGTTGTGCAGCCTTTGCTGATGGAGAATCATTCCTGCGCGGTGCATCTCCGAACGTAGATGATACTGTTTTTGTAGACCTCCATCTTCCCGGTGTTGCTGGAGCTGACCTGATTAAGAAGGTTGCTGCTTTGGATGAGGCGCCACAAATTGTCGCAATCAGCGGCCAGCCTCTTTGGAAAATCAGCAGAGAACTACCAAAAATCACTTCAACGCCTGTTGTTCGTAAGCCTTTGAAAGAACAGGACTTATTGATATTTATCCAAACTTGA
- a CDS encoding helix-turn-helix domain-containing protein, whose product MVSATLTKLSNLDGQAPLGVCQENFKQLDGNGKNIGRKQRLSSHDVLFYEGDKAERIYEVVRGVMMLYKLLPDGRRQVVYVLREGDMLGFSNREFSDCTAEALTDVELQVFESREISTSPMMQHYVNRCLLSQMEVLHEHTVLLGRKSALERVSTFLMSLVPNRGGHGCQGPKEEGKPDTKTVALSMTRQEIADYLGLTIETVSRVISQLKRRGLIKVEKQDSIHIANICGICQLTGMH is encoded by the coding sequence ATGGTATCGGCCACATTGACAAAACTTAGCAATCTTGATGGCCAAGCACCACTCGGCGTTTGTCAGGAAAATTTTAAGCAACTGGACGGAAATGGTAAGAACATAGGCCGGAAGCAGCGACTTTCCTCCCACGACGTATTGTTTTACGAAGGCGATAAAGCAGAACGTATCTACGAAGTCGTTCGTGGTGTGATGATGCTGTACAAACTTCTGCCGGACGGGCGTAGGCAGGTTGTATACGTACTGCGCGAAGGCGATATGCTTGGTTTCTCCAATCGTGAATTCTCTGACTGTACAGCTGAAGCGCTGACAGATGTTGAACTTCAGGTTTTTGAAAGCCGAGAGATTTCAACATCTCCGATGATGCAGCATTATGTAAATCGTTGCCTGCTGTCGCAGATGGAAGTTCTGCATGAACATACAGTTCTGTTAGGTCGTAAATCTGCCTTGGAACGTGTTTCTACTTTCCTTATGAGCCTTGTACCAAACCGTGGTGGTCACGGATGTCAGGGCCCTAAAGAAGAAGGTAAGCCAGATACCAAGACTGTTGCATTATCCATGACACGTCAGGAAATTGCTGATTATCTTGGCCTCACCATCGAAACTGTAAGTCGTGTGATTTCTCAGTTGAAGCGTCGTGGTCTCATCAAAGTTGAAAAGCAAGACAGCATTCACATCGCAAATATTTGCGGAATATGCCAGCTGACCGGCATGCACTAA
- the hemN gene encoding oxygen-independent coproporphyrinogen III oxidase: MTDLEQKYASLNVPRYTSYPTAPHFSEAVTPSLYGDWLESIPSDTPLSLYLHVPFCQEMCHYCGCNTKATKKIQPVLAYVELMLQEIDLVLTKLGTGREVHHIHWGGGTPSLVPREAFLKIVEKLKANFVFTDDIEHAIELDPRTVGDYLAETLRMAGITRTSLGVQDFDENVQKQIGRIQPLKTVERAVTALRNVGLTDINFDLMYGLPGQSEETIRQTVEYTKTLAPGRVALFGYAHVPWFKKHQQLIKEENLPGARERISLSDVSRDALVDAGYEVIGLDHFALPTDEMAIALKEGRLRRNFQGYTTDSADCLIGFGCSSIGFLPQGYVQTTPSAREWERMVVAGELPIKKGIVVDKVDLCRAEIIMQLMTYYSVDFGEAAEKHSLPAAEFAGIPDALKDMIADGIATLDGNEVTVTAAGRRYVRVVASAFDTYLATQQARHSVAV, from the coding sequence ATGACCGATCTTGAGCAAAAATATGCGTCGCTGAACGTACCACGTTACACCTCCTACCCTACAGCTCCTCACTTCAGTGAAGCTGTTACGCCTTCTCTTTATGGAGATTGGCTGGAGAGTATCCCAAGTGATACGCCGTTGTCTTTATACCTGCACGTGCCATTTTGTCAGGAAATGTGCCATTATTGCGGATGTAATACGAAGGCGACAAAGAAGATCCAGCCGGTTCTGGCTTATGTCGAGCTTATGCTCCAAGAGATTGACCTTGTGCTGACTAAGTTGGGAACCGGTCGTGAAGTTCACCACATCCATTGGGGTGGCGGTACGCCAAGTCTGGTCCCTCGGGAAGCGTTCCTCAAGATTGTCGAGAAGCTGAAAGCCAATTTCGTCTTCACTGATGACATTGAACATGCCATCGAACTCGACCCAAGAACCGTTGGCGATTATCTGGCCGAAACACTCAGGATGGCTGGCATTACACGCACAAGCCTCGGTGTTCAGGATTTCGATGAAAATGTTCAAAAACAGATTGGTCGAATCCAACCTCTCAAAACAGTAGAGCGAGCAGTTACCGCACTTCGCAATGTTGGCCTGACTGATATCAACTTCGACTTGATGTACGGGCTACCCGGCCAGTCAGAAGAGACTATCCGCCAGACTGTCGAATACACAAAGACATTGGCTCCAGGCCGCGTCGCGCTCTTTGGGTACGCGCACGTTCCGTGGTTCAAAAAGCATCAGCAGCTGATCAAAGAAGAAAACTTGCCGGGTGCGAGAGAGCGTATCTCGCTTTCAGACGTTTCTCGTGATGCCCTTGTTGATGCTGGTTACGAAGTCATCGGTCTGGATCATTTTGCACTTCCAACTGATGAGATGGCGATCGCCCTTAAGGAAGGCCGGCTCCGTCGTAACTTCCAAGGTTACACCACAGATAGCGCAGATTGCCTGATCGGTTTTGGTTGCAGCTCCATTGGTTTCCTGCCTCAGGGATATGTGCAGACCACACCGTCCGCCCGTGAATGGGAACGCATGGTTGTTGCTGGCGAGCTACCGATCAAAAAAGGTATTGTCGTTGACAAGGTGGATTTGTGCCGTGCCGAAATCATCATGCAGTTGATGACCTACTACAGCGTCGATTTTGGTGAAGCAGCTGAAAAGCATAGCCTGCCAGCTGCTGAGTTTGCAGGTATCCCAGATGCATTGAAAGACATGATTGCCGACGGGATTGCTACGCTTGATGGCAATGAAGTCACTGTAACAGCAGCTGGACGTCGTTATGTCCGTGTTGTTGCGTCTGCATTTGACACCTATCTTGCAACACAGCAAGCACGTCACTCGGTTGCTGTGTAA
- a CDS encoding AbrB family transcriptional regulator — protein sequence MIEILLVIFVISLSVALIGALLVSWVLSISFGKVLLAFAPGGMEAILLISVLLDIDPAL from the coding sequence ATGATCGAGATCTTGCTTGTCATATTTGTGATCAGTCTCTCGGTCGCGCTGATAGGGGCGCTGCTGGTATCCTGGGTACTATCAATTTCATTCGGCAAAGTTCTTTTGGCGTTTGCTCCGGGCGGAATGGAAGCAATTTTGTTGATTTCCGTCCTGTTGGACATTGATCCTGCTTTGTAA
- the ccoN gene encoding cytochrome-c oxidase, cbb3-type subunit I, whose protein sequence is MGERKVKVLSLEEGGFSVLLLAAAIFCLIVAGKTWDQVLAFHASLIALASIAGIFFIFRRYFDGNNSPAPREINGKPNYNMGPVKFSTWASVFWGIAGFSVGVIIASQLAFPALNFDLPWTTFGRLRPLHTSAVIFAFGGNVLIATSFYVVQRTCQARLPGTIAPWFVVLGYNLFIVVAGTGYLLGVTQGKEYAEPEWYADWLLTVVWVAYLLVFLGSIWRRKEPHIYVANWFYLAFIVTIAVLHLFNNASIPVSIYSTKSYIVWGGVQDAMVQWWYGHNAVGFFLTAGFLAIMYYFIPKRAERPVYSYRLSIVHFWALIFLYIWAGPHHLHYTSLPQWAGTLGMTFSIILWMPSWGGMINGLMTLSGAWDKLRTDPVLRMMVVSVAFYGMATFEGPLMSIRAVNSLSHYTDWTIGHVHAGALGWVGYISFGALYCLVPWLYHKSLYSLRLVNWHFWISTLGIVFYICSMWVSGIMQGLMWRAYDSLGFLEYSFIDTVDAMYPFYVMRAFGGLLFLAGAVIMAYNLVMTVRVGEVVESAAAGQPAMAPAE, encoded by the coding sequence ATGGGTGAGCGGAAAGTCAAAGTTCTGTCGCTTGAGGAAGGCGGTTTCTCCGTACTTCTTTTGGCTGCAGCGATTTTCTGTCTGATCGTCGCAGGGAAAACCTGGGATCAGGTCTTGGCATTTCATGCTAGTTTGATTGCACTTGCATCAATCGCTGGTATTTTCTTTATTTTCCGCCGGTATTTCGACGGAAACAACAGTCCGGCACCACGAGAAATCAATGGTAAGCCGAACTACAATATGGGGCCCGTGAAATTTTCCACGTGGGCCTCTGTTTTCTGGGGTATCGCTGGCTTTTCGGTTGGTGTGATCATTGCATCGCAGCTGGCATTTCCAGCGCTGAATTTTGATCTGCCGTGGACTACTTTTGGACGTCTTCGTCCATTACATACCTCGGCTGTGATTTTCGCATTCGGCGGCAACGTGCTCATTGCTACGTCGTTCTACGTTGTGCAACGCACTTGTCAGGCCCGTTTGCCTGGTACAATCGCCCCATGGTTTGTTGTTCTTGGTTACAATCTGTTTATCGTCGTTGCGGGTACAGGTTACCTTCTCGGTGTTACGCAGGGTAAAGAATACGCTGAACCGGAATGGTACGCTGACTGGTTGCTGACAGTTGTTTGGGTCGCATACCTTCTGGTGTTCCTGGGTTCCATATGGCGCCGCAAAGAGCCTCATATCTATGTAGCGAACTGGTTTTATCTTGCGTTCATCGTAACAATTGCTGTTTTGCACTTGTTCAATAACGCATCCATTCCAGTCAGTATCTACTCCACCAAATCCTATATTGTTTGGGGTGGTGTGCAAGATGCGATGGTGCAATGGTGGTACGGCCATAACGCTGTGGGCTTCTTCCTGACAGCTGGCTTCCTTGCGATCATGTACTACTTCATTCCGAAGCGTGCAGAGCGTCCGGTTTACTCTTACCGTTTGTCAATCGTGCACTTCTGGGCGCTGATCTTCCTATACATCTGGGCTGGTCCACACCACTTGCACTACACGTCTCTGCCTCAGTGGGCAGGTACTCTTGGCATGACCTTCTCCATCATCCTCTGGATGCCGTCTTGGGGCGGTATGATCAACGGTCTTATGACTTTGTCCGGCGCTTGGGATAAGCTGCGGACTGATCCGGTCCTGCGTATGATGGTTGTATCTGTTGCGTTCTACGGAATGGCAACATTCGAAGGCCCGTTGATGTCTATTCGTGCAGTGAACTCTTTGTCTCACTACACAGATTGGACCATTGGTCACGTACATGCAGGAGCGCTTGGTTGGGTTGGTTACATTTCCTTCGGTGCTCTGTACTGCTTGGTTCCGTGGCTTTACCATAAATCATTGTACTCTCTGCGCCTCGTAAACTGGCACTTCTGGATCTCGACGCTCGGTATCGTGTTCTACATCTGTTCGATGTGGGTCTCCGGTATCATGCAAGGTCTGATGTGGCGTGCATACGATAGCCTTGGCTTCCTTGAGTACTCCTTCATCGATACTGTTGACGCAATGTACCCGTTCTATGTCATGCGTGCATTCGGTGGCCTTCTGTTCCTCGCAGGTGCTGTCATTATGGCCTATAACCTCGTGATGACAGTTCGTGTTGGTGAAGTTGTCGAGAGTGCAGCCGCAGGCCAGCCTGCTATGGCTCCAGCGGAATAA
- the ccoO gene encoding cytochrome-c oxidase, cbb3-type subunit II, with protein sequence MSAWKKHQIFETNSLFLLIGIVIMISIGGLVEIVPLFYLKSTIEKVEGMRPYTPLELTGRNIFVREGCYACHSQQIRPLRDELERYGNYSLAAESMYDRPFQWGSKRTGPDLARVGGKYSDEWQRDHLVDPRSVSPTSVMPGYPFLLEAKVNVREMQNHLKVNAIYGVPYTEEQIAAAKQDLLAQAKPDSDAAEGFEERYPTAQIRDFDGNPSEVTEMDALVAYLQMLGTLVDFNLYDEKADLR encoded by the coding sequence ATGTCTGCTTGGAAAAAACACCAAATCTTCGAGACGAACTCGTTGTTCCTGCTTATTGGTATCGTCATAATGATCTCAATCGGTGGTCTTGTGGAGATTGTGCCGCTTTTTTACCTAAAGAGCACAATTGAAAAAGTAGAGGGCATGCGCCCTTACACCCCGCTTGAGCTCACAGGGCGCAACATCTTTGTGCGTGAAGGCTGTTATGCTTGTCACTCGCAACAGATCCGTCCACTGCGCGATGAACTGGAGCGCTATGGCAACTACTCTTTGGCAGCGGAATCTATGTACGATCGTCCGTTCCAGTGGGGTTCAAAGCGTACTGGTCCTGATCTGGCACGTGTTGGTGGTAAGTACTCCGACGAATGGCAGCGCGATCATCTTGTCGACCCGCGCTCGGTATCTCCAACCTCGGTAATGCCTGGTTATCCATTCCTCTTGGAAGCCAAGGTTAATGTCCGTGAGATGCAAAACCACCTGAAGGTGAATGCAATCTACGGCGTTCCATACACTGAGGAACAGATAGCGGCTGCTAAACAGGATCTTCTGGCACAGGCGAAGCCTGATAGTGATGCAGCTGAAGGTTTTGAGGAGCGTTATCCCACGGCCCAGATCCGTGACTTCGATGGTAATCCATCAGAGGTAACAGAAATGGATGCTCTTGTTGCTTATCTGCAAATGCTGGGCACTCTCGTAGATTTTAATCTCTACGATGAAAAAGCTGACCTACGCTAA
- a CDS encoding cbb3-type cytochrome c oxidase subunit 3, producing MDSTYTFLANFAQTGGLLYFVVIFAGVLVYALWPSNKERFDDASHVPLREDD from the coding sequence ATGGATTCCACTTACACATTTCTTGCTAACTTTGCGCAGACAGGTGGCTTGCTCTATTTCGTGGTGATTTTTGCAGGTGTATTGGTTTACGCCCTGTGGCCTAGCAATAAGGAGCGTTTTGACGACGCTTCGCATGTCCCGCTGCGGGAGGACGACTAA
- the ccoP gene encoding cytochrome-c oxidase, cbb3-type subunit III produces MADYKKEIDQVTGVETTGHEWDGLKELNNPLPKWWLYMFYASIVWSVGYWILMPSWPLLNGYTEGLLGTNQRAAVLQEFEVANAERALTGEKLMAASLEEIRDTPALLEFAMAQGNVAFGDNCAPCHGAGATGFDGYPNLQDDNWIWGGDLDAIATTISYGVRAEHDETRYAEMPAFGRDELLSEEEITQVANYVGSLSGLPSESGVDLEAGKVVYEDNCAACHQDNAKGDLEMGSPNLLAPTYLYGKSVEAIKAQVTAPRHGVMPNWIDRLGETTVKSLAVYVHSLGGGQ; encoded by the coding sequence ATGGCTGATTACAAAAAGGAAATCGACCAAGTTACTGGGGTCGAGACCACAGGCCATGAATGGGATGGACTGAAAGAGCTTAACAACCCACTTCCAAAGTGGTGGCTCTATATGTTTTACGCGTCGATTGTCTGGTCAGTGGGCTACTGGATTCTAATGCCGAGCTGGCCCCTCCTTAATGGCTATACTGAAGGTCTTTTGGGAACCAACCAACGTGCTGCTGTTCTTCAGGAGTTTGAAGTTGCAAACGCTGAACGAGCGCTGACGGGTGAGAAGCTTATGGCAGCTTCCCTGGAAGAAATACGTGATACTCCGGCGTTGCTGGAGTTTGCTATGGCTCAGGGTAACGTGGCATTTGGTGATAATTGTGCTCCTTGTCATGGTGCTGGCGCGACTGGTTTTGATGGTTATCCAAACCTTCAGGACGATAACTGGATCTGGGGTGGCGATCTAGACGCCATCGCAACAACCATTTCCTACGGCGTTCGCGCAGAGCATGATGAAACCCGTTATGCTGAAATGCCAGCATTTGGGCGTGATGAGCTGCTTTCTGAAGAAGAAATCACGCAGGTGGCCAATTACGTTGGTTCCTTGTCTGGTCTTCCATCCGAAAGTGGAGTTGATCTGGAAGCTGGTAAAGTTGTTTACGAAGACAACTGTGCTGCTTGTCACCAGGACAACGCTAAAGGTGACCTCGAAATGGGTTCTCCGAACCTGCTTGCTCCGACTTACCTTTATGGCAAGTCTGTAGAGGCAATCAAAGCGCAGGTTACTGCGCCACGTCACGGCGTAATGCCAAACTGGATCGATCGTCTGGGTGAGACCACAGTGAAATCACTGGCTGTGTACGTTCACTCTCTTGGCGGCGGCCAGTAA
- the ccoG gene encoding cytochrome c oxidase accessory protein CcoG, whose product MDVNGRFRKIKWAILFITLGIYYFTPFIRWDRGPLLPDQAVLVDFERKRGYFFFLEIWPQEVYYLTGLLILAAVGLFLMNAIAGRLWCGYLCPQTVWTDLFFKIESLIEGDRRKRIALDKEPWSASKILKKGTKHFLWIMVAWWTGGAWVLYFSDAPTLVYDLATGAAAFSVYLWIGILTFTTYSLAGHMREQVCVYMCPWPRIQAALTDEHALNVTYRYDRGEPRGHLKESKKRTAEGLPAGDCIDCNQCYFACPTGVDIRKGAQLDCIQCGLCIDACDSIMTKVGKPTGLIAYDTDDNIERREKGEEPVYRLIRPRTVIYAAIILLIMGAMLYAQLNRSMTGLSVVHDRNPLYVQQNDGSFRNGYSLRLLNKHNKEQYFTLSVEGMPVGTKLEVVGVSKDGVAAANATKLQLGVDADTTRSVRALVFSPSGEALPASRPMGFKLIDMETGETTLIEDFFRAPGT is encoded by the coding sequence ATGGATGTAAACGGTCGTTTTCGTAAAATAAAATGGGCCATCCTTTTTATTACTCTTGGAATATACTATTTTACGCCGTTTATCCGTTGGGATAGGGGGCCTCTTCTTCCTGATCAAGCTGTTCTTGTCGATTTTGAAAGAAAGCGTGGTTACTTTTTCTTTTTAGAAATCTGGCCACAGGAAGTTTACTATCTTACAGGTCTTCTGATTCTTGCAGCTGTCGGCCTTTTCTTGATGAACGCGATTGCTGGTCGTTTGTGGTGTGGTTATTTATGCCCGCAAACGGTCTGGACAGACCTATTCTTTAAAATTGAAAGCCTCATTGAGGGTGATCGCCGCAAGCGTATTGCTCTGGATAAAGAGCCTTGGTCTGCAAGCAAGATCCTGAAGAAAGGCACTAAGCATTTTTTATGGATAATGGTTGCCTGGTGGACAGGTGGGGCGTGGGTTCTCTATTTTTCTGACGCCCCGACGTTAGTTTACGATCTGGCAACCGGAGCGGCAGCGTTCTCTGTTTATCTTTGGATTGGCATTCTGACCTTCACCACATATTCCCTCGCCGGGCATATGCGCGAGCAGGTTTGCGTTTACATGTGTCCATGGCCACGTATTCAGGCCGCTCTCACCGATGAGCACGCGTTGAACGTCACATACCGGTATGATCGTGGTGAGCCGCGCGGTCACCTGAAAGAAAGCAAGAAGCGTACTGCTGAGGGTCTTCCTGCAGGTGATTGTATTGATTGTAACCAGTGCTACTTTGCATGTCCGACCGGTGTCGACATCCGTAAGGGTGCACAGCTGGATTGTATTCAGTGTGGTCTGTGTATTGATGCTTGTGATTCAATCATGACAAAGGTTGGGAAACCAACTGGTCTGATCGCCTATGACACAGATGATAACATCGAACGCCGTGAAAAAGGCGAAGAGCCTGTCTACCGCCTTATTAGACCACGTACGGTTATCTATGCTGCCATTATCCTGCTGATTATGGGTGCAATGCTCTATGCGCAGCTGAACCGCAGTATGACAGGTCTGTCAGTCGTTCATGATCGCAACCCGCTTTATGTCCAACAAAATGACGGTTCGTTCCGAAATGGTTATTCTTTGAGATTGTTGAATAAACATAACAAGGAGCAATATTTCACGTTGAGTGTTGAGGGGATGCCAGTTGGAACTAAACTGGAAGTTGTTGGGGTTAGTAAAGACGGTGTAGCTGCCGCAAATGCGACTAAGTTACAGTTAGGCGTCGATGCAGATACAACACGTTCTGTAAGGGCGTTGGTCTTTTCACCATCTGGTGAGGCATTGCCTGCATCGCGACCAATGGGCTTCAAGTTGATAGACATGGAGACTGGTGAAACCACATTGATTGAAGACTTCTTCCGTGCACCAGGTACGTAG
- a CDS encoding FixH family protein yields MTMAVDDKSQREPRKFTGRMFLFCIVGFFGLIFVSNGIMMYLAIGTFPGLEVESSYKAGQRYNRELAKVRAQAKLNWKVNAAIERNNDGSALIRVIAKDKLGVPITGELVTVMLHRPAITAADQDLRLAERSAGEYMANAMDIQAGNWNVVVEIADPDGGELPIFRSKNKIYFAK; encoded by the coding sequence ATGACAATGGCTGTAGATGATAAGTCTCAACGCGAACCGCGGAAATTTACTGGCCGCATGTTTCTGTTTTGCATCGTTGGTTTCTTCGGCCTTATCTTTGTATCGAACGGCATTATGATGTACCTTGCTATCGGCACGTTTCCGGGCCTGGAGGTCGAAAGTTCTTACAAGGCGGGTCAACGCTATAATAGAGAACTGGCTAAAGTCAGAGCACAGGCTAAGCTGAACTGGAAAGTGAATGCTGCTATTGAACGCAATAACGATGGTTCTGCCCTTATTCGCGTTATTGCAAAAGATAAGCTTGGTGTTCCGATTACTGGTGAACTGGTTACAGTCATGTTGCACCGGCCGGCCATCACTGCTGCGGATCAGGATTTACGCCTTGCTGAACGCTCTGCTGGTGAATACATGGCAAATGCAATGGACATTCAAGCTGGTAACTGGAATGTGGTGGTTGAAATCGCAGATCCTGATGGCGGCGAACTGCCAATCTTCCGGTCCAAGAACAAGATTTATTTCGCTAAGTAG